GCAACCGCTACCTGTACGTCACCTCGGACCGCATCGCTGAGCTGCACACCAACTCGGGCGCGGTCGACGTGGCCGAGATCGTCGTCGCCGACTGAACCGGAGCAGAACCTTGCACGACCCCGCAACAACGCTCGGCACGGCGGAGGACATCCTCCGCCGTGCCGGTGCGGTGCCAGACCAGACGCAGATACCCACCGTCGACGAGCTCCACGAGCGGATCGAACGGCTGCGCGCCGAGCACCCCGATCTGCTCACCCTCGAGCGCATCGGCACCAGCAGGCTCGGTGAGCCGATCCGGCTGTACCACCTGGGCTCCGGCGCACGGTCGACGCTCATCGTCGGAGCGGTGCACCCGAACGAGCCCATCGGCTCGCTGACGATCCTGCATCTGATCGAACAGCTGCTGCACGACGACTCGTTCCGCGACGGACTCGACACGGCCTGGCACATCGTCCCCTGCGCCGATCCCGACGGGATGCGCCTGAATGAGGGCTGGTTCGCCGATCCTTCAGATCGAGAGCGATACGCCCGCGAGTTCTTCCGCCCCGCACCGGACGAGCAGGTCGAGTGGACGTTCCCCTTCGACTACAAGTCCGCATACTTCGACGCCATGATGCCGGAGACCCAGGCGCTGGCGCGGGCGATCGACAGCACCCGCCCCGATCTCTACGTGCCGCTGCACAACAGCGAGGGCGGCGGGGCGTACTTCTACCTGTCCCGCCCGCTGCCCGAGCTCTATCCGCTGCTGCACCAGGTCACGGCATCCTGCGGCGTGCCCCTGCACGCGGGCGAGGCGGAGGGCGCGCACTTCACGGTGCTCGACGAGGCGATCTACGAGATGGGCACTCTCCAGGGCGCCTACGACTGGGCCGAGGCGCAGGGCTTCGACCCCTATCCCCCTGGTTCGGCCGGCGACGCCTCGACCTCGTACGCCGCGAAGTACGGGACGCTGTCCCTGATCGCCGAGCTGCCCCAGTTCAGCGATCCGACCGCCGACGACACGAGCCCGACCTCGACGATCTACCGTGATGCCCTGCGCGAGAGCGGTGATCTCCTGATCGAGACCGGCACCACGCTCGTCAAGCTGCTGGAGCGCGTGGAGTCTCAGGTGCGGATGGACACCGCGCTGCTGCGCGCGGCGCGGGTGTTCTCCCCGATGGCGGTGACCGCCGGTGAAGGAAACATCGCGCGGGCGGATGCAGAGGACGACCGATTCGCGACCGTCGCAGAGGTGTCGAGCCTGGAAGGGCTCGTGGACCTGCACCGACTGCGCTGGGGCGGCATGCTGCTGCGAGCGCTGCAGGCCGAGGTCGACGCCGGCCTCGCTTCTCCCGAGGTGCGCAACACCACCAGGGACGCGCATCGCATCTTCGGCGCCTGGCTCCGCGAAGCAACCGCCAGACGCCACTCGTCGCCGATCCCCCTGGCCCGCGTCGTCGGAGTGCAGTACGGCGCGATCCTCGCCGCTCACGCCCAGCTGGAGCGCGACTGATGCGCATGACGGTGGGCGTGCTGCAGCGGGTCGCGGGTTTCGCGCTCGTCTTCATCGGCGTGACGTTCATCATCTACCTGGCCGTGTTCAGTCTTCCCGGCGACGCGATCCGCGCACTGGCCGGAGACCGGCAGCTGCCGCAGTCGGTCATCGACGCGATCAACGCCAAGTACCTGCTCGACCAGCCGCTGTGGGTGCAGTACACGAACTATCTCGGCAACCTGCTCACCGGTGATCTCGGACTCGACCTCACGGGTCGCCCCGTCGCCGACAAGCTCGCGGATCGCTGGCCGGTCACGATCACTCTCGCGCTGACCGCATGGACGCTTCAGGTGATCCTGGGACTCGCGGTCGGCATCGTGTCGGCGCTCAAGAAGGGCACGGTGATCGACAAGGGGCTGCTGGTCATCACGATCGGGCTCAGCTGCATCCCCGTCTTCGTGTTCGGCATCACCGCGCAGATCATATTCGGAGTCCGGCTGGACTGGCTGCCAGTGGCCGGTATTCGAGAAGGATGGCCGCTCTCGTACCTGCTTCCGTCGCTCGTGATCGCCGCGATCGGCCTCGCCTCCGTGTCACGACTGGTGCGCGGATCGATGATCGAGAACCTCGAGGCCGACTACGTGCGCACCGCCCGCGCGAAAGGCATCGGCGAAGGTCGCGTCATCGGTCTGCACGTCATGCGCAACTCCCTCATCCCGACCGCGACCTTCCTCGCCACCGACCTCGGCTTCCTGCTCGGTGGCACGGTCGTGATCGAGGGCATCTTCAACCTGCCCGGCGTCGGGAACCTGCTGTTCACCGCGATCCGCGATCACGAGGCCGCGATGGTGGTCGGAATCTCCACCGCTCTGATCCTCATCTTCCTGATCACCTCGCTGCTCGTGGATGCGATCCACGCGCTGCTCGACCCGAGGATCCGACGTGCCTGAGATCCCTCCCATCACCGCGAAGATTCCCGCACCGAGAACCACGGCCACCTCGCTGCCGCAGAGCACCGGGCCATCGGCGTGGCGACTGCTGCTGCGCAGGCCACTGTTCTGGATGGCATCCATCATCCTCTTGATCATGCTCGCCTTCGCGATCGCGCCGGCCCCGTTCGCCGGATTGTTCGGCAACGGCGACCCGCGCGCCTGCGATCTCGCGGACAGCAAGGTCGAGTCGGCACCCGGCCATCCGTTCGGCTTCGACCTCCAGGGCTGCGATATCTGGGCGGGAGCCGTCTACGGCGCCCAGGCATCGATCACCGTCGGACTCCTCGCCACCGGCATCGCACTTGCGATCGCCCTCGTGATGGGTCTGCTCGCCGGCATGGGCGGCGGAATCGCCGATTGGATCGTGTCGCGTCTGACCGAGGTCTTCCTCGGTTTCCCGTTCCTGCTGGCCGCGATCGTCGTGCTCAACATGTTCGGCACCCGCAACGTGCTCACGGTCGGAGTCGTACTCGGCGTCTTCGGATGGCCGATGATGGCCAGGCTGATGCGCGCGTCGGTGCGATCCGTCGCAAGAGCCGACCACGTGCTCGCCGCTCGCACGATGGGGCTCGGCGTCGGTCGCATCGTCACCCGCTACGTCGTGCCGAACGCGGTGCAGCCGGTCATGCTGATGGCGACGCTCACGATCGGCGGCGTCATCGTCGCGGAGAGCACCCTCACGTATCTGGGTATCGGGCTCTCGTCGCCGGCGATCTCCTGGGGCCTGCAGATCGCCGCCGGCTCACGGGTGTTCCAGACGGCACCGCACGTGCTCGTGCTGCCCAGCATCATGCTGGCCGTCACAGTCCTCGCCATC
The DNA window shown above is from Microbacterium murale and carries:
- a CDS encoding M14 family zinc carboxypeptidase, producing the protein MHDPATTLGTAEDILRRAGAVPDQTQIPTVDELHERIERLRAEHPDLLTLERIGTSRLGEPIRLYHLGSGARSTLIVGAVHPNEPIGSLTILHLIEQLLHDDSFRDGLDTAWHIVPCADPDGMRLNEGWFADPSDRERYAREFFRPAPDEQVEWTFPFDYKSAYFDAMMPETQALARAIDSTRPDLYVPLHNSEGGGAYFYLSRPLPELYPLLHQVTASCGVPLHAGEAEGAHFTVLDEAIYEMGTLQGAYDWAEAQGFDPYPPGSAGDASTSYAAKYGTLSLIAELPQFSDPTADDTSPTSTIYRDALRESGDLLIETGTTLVKLLERVESQVRMDTALLRAARVFSPMAVTAGEGNIARADAEDDRFATVAEVSSLEGLVDLHRLRWGGMLLRALQAEVDAGLASPEVRNTTRDAHRIFGAWLREATARRHSSPIPLARVVGVQYGAILAAHAQLERD
- a CDS encoding ABC transporter permease, with amino-acid sequence MRMTVGVLQRVAGFALVFIGVTFIIYLAVFSLPGDAIRALAGDRQLPQSVIDAINAKYLLDQPLWVQYTNYLGNLLTGDLGLDLTGRPVADKLADRWPVTITLALTAWTLQVILGLAVGIVSALKKGTVIDKGLLVITIGLSCIPVFVFGITAQIIFGVRLDWLPVAGIREGWPLSYLLPSLVIAAIGLASVSRLVRGSMIENLEADYVRTARAKGIGEGRVIGLHVMRNSLIPTATFLATDLGFLLGGTVVIEGIFNLPGVGNLLFTAIRDHEAAMVVGISTALILIFLITSLLVDAIHALLDPRIRRA
- a CDS encoding ABC transporter permease — encoded protein: MPEIPPITAKIPAPRTTATSLPQSTGPSAWRLLLRRPLFWMASIILLIMLAFAIAPAPFAGLFGNGDPRACDLADSKVESAPGHPFGFDLQGCDIWAGAVYGAQASITVGLLATGIALAIALVMGLLAGMGGGIADWIVSRLTEVFLGFPFLLAAIVVLNMFGTRNVLTVGVVLGVFGWPMMARLMRASVRSVARADHVLAARTMGLGVGRIVTRYVVPNAVQPVMLMATLTIGGVIVAESTLTYLGIGLSSPAISWGLQIAAGSRVFQTAPHVLVLPSIMLAVTVLAIVALGEELRTVFDPRERR